One window from the genome of Aeromonas sp. FDAARGOS 1405 encodes:
- a CDS encoding tetratricopeptide repeat protein, giving the protein MNFVRQSVTACAIAILLGSTSVMAADDALVPIQQQWAVCQYQQTGKAKESCLETLSTRAETASAKEPFRADLLIWSAIVKSTWAGAKGGLGALGLVKEAKAKLELALKQDPKALDGSAYTSLGSLYYQVPGWPVGFGDDEKAEQLLKQALAINPDGIDTNFFYGDFLLDQGRKAEAKTYLDKALAAPARPGREVADEGRRMEIRERLAKL; this is encoded by the coding sequence ATGAACTTTGTCCGTCAATCAGTGACCGCTTGTGCCATCGCCATCCTGCTGGGCTCCACCTCGGTCATGGCCGCGGATGATGCTCTCGTGCCCATCCAGCAGCAGTGGGCAGTTTGCCAGTATCAACAGACCGGCAAAGCGAAAGAGAGTTGCCTCGAGACCCTGAGCACCCGGGCCGAAACGGCCAGCGCCAAGGAGCCTTTTCGCGCCGATCTGCTGATCTGGTCTGCCATCGTCAAGAGCACCTGGGCGGGGGCCAAAGGGGGGCTGGGGGCACTGGGACTGGTGAAAGAGGCCAAAGCCAAACTGGAGCTGGCGCTCAAGCAAGACCCCAAGGCGCTGGATGGCTCTGCCTACACCAGTCTGGGCTCTCTCTACTATCAGGTACCCGGCTGGCCGGTCGGCTTCGGTGATGACGAGAAGGCGGAACAACTGCTCAAGCAGGCGCTGGCCATCAATCCGGATGGCATCGACACCAACTTCTTCTATGGCGACTTCCTGCTGGATCAGGGGCGCAAGGCCGAGGCCAAAACCTACCTCGACAAGGCGCTGGCCGCCCCGGCCCGCCCGGGCCGGGAAGTGGCCGACGAAGGGCGCAGAATGGAGATCCGCGAACGGCTGGCAAAGCTATAA
- a CDS encoding response regulator, with protein sequence MRILLVEDDVMLGDGMQDALRHSGYTVDWLQQGLPALAALKSDEFAALILDLNLPDIDGLSLLRKLRREGHQLPVLILTARDALDDRVIGLDAGSDDYMVKPFALQELNARLRALVRRSKGQAQAVLEYGDILIYPESQQVTYQGEAVKLTPHEYKLLQELISQSGRVLSRDQLQQSLYGWDEGAESNAVEVHIHHLRKKFYSDLIRNIRGVGYIIPQLEQPSRTSAR encoded by the coding sequence ATGCGGATCCTGCTGGTAGAAGATGATGTGATGCTGGGTGACGGTATGCAGGATGCCCTGCGCCATAGCGGCTACACGGTGGATTGGCTGCAACAGGGCTTGCCCGCTCTGGCTGCCCTCAAAAGTGACGAGTTCGCCGCCCTGATCCTCGATCTCAACCTGCCCGACATCGACGGCCTCAGCCTGCTGCGCAAACTGCGCCGGGAAGGCCACCAGCTGCCGGTGCTGATCCTCACCGCCCGCGATGCGCTGGATGATAGGGTGATCGGCCTTGATGCCGGCTCCGACGACTACATGGTCAAACCCTTCGCCCTGCAGGAACTCAACGCCCGTCTGCGCGCCCTGGTACGCCGAAGCAAGGGGCAGGCCCAGGCAGTACTGGAGTATGGCGATATTCTCATCTATCCCGAATCCCAGCAGGTCACCTATCAGGGGGAGGCGGTCAAACTCACCCCCCACGAATACAAGCTGCTGCAGGAGCTGATCAGCCAGAGCGGCCGGGTACTTAGTCGAGATCAGCTGCAACAGAGCCTCTATGGCTGGGATGAAGGTGCCGAGAGCAACGCGGTGGAGGTGCATATCCACCATCTGCGCAAGAAGTTCTACAGCGACCTCATCCGCAATATTCGTGGAGTCGGCTACATCATTCCCCAGCTCGAACAACCAAGCCGGACATCAGCACGATGA
- a CDS encoding SDR family oxidoreductase, which yields MNLEGKLVLLTGASGGIGEELAQELAAQGAHLLLHGRRAPVLERLCKSLPHPERHQVVLADLGSAQERAKLLQHPALENGLDILINNAGCNQFAWLEDQSFEQVERQLLLNIEAPIQLTRALLPRLRKPGIIMNMGSSLGSIGYPGYSVYCASKFALRGFSEALGRELEGSGVKVLHFAPRATRTKLNSEAAYEMNAALGTQTDSPQEVAEEAIIALCNETRRSWLGWPEKLFVRLNALLPGIVDKALARQLPIIKRYARHLQPGTTDVCANSAPQPDFSRPIPTKKEH from the coding sequence ATGAACCTTGAAGGGAAACTCGTGCTGCTCACCGGCGCCAGCGGTGGCATAGGTGAAGAGCTCGCGCAGGAGTTGGCGGCCCAGGGGGCCCACCTGCTGCTGCATGGTCGCCGTGCTCCTGTGCTGGAACGGCTGTGCAAGTCACTGCCGCATCCCGAGCGCCATCAGGTGGTGCTCGCCGACCTCGGCTCTGCACAGGAGCGAGCCAAGCTGCTGCAACACCCGGCGCTGGAGAATGGACTCGACATCCTGATCAACAACGCTGGCTGCAACCAGTTTGCCTGGCTGGAAGATCAGAGCTTTGAGCAGGTGGAGCGCCAGCTGCTGCTCAATATCGAGGCGCCAATCCAGCTCACCCGCGCCCTGCTGCCCAGATTGCGCAAGCCGGGGATCATCATGAACATGGGGTCGAGCCTGGGCAGCATTGGCTACCCCGGTTACAGCGTCTACTGCGCCAGCAAATTTGCCCTGCGCGGCTTTAGCGAGGCGCTGGGACGGGAGCTGGAGGGGAGCGGCGTCAAGGTGCTGCACTTTGCTCCGCGCGCCACCCGCACCAAGCTCAATTCCGAGGCCGCCTACGAGATGAATGCAGCGCTCGGCACCCAGACTGACAGCCCGCAAGAGGTAGCCGAAGAGGCCATCATCGCCCTGTGCAACGAGACCCGCCGCAGCTGGCTCGGCTGGCCGGAAAAACTGTTCGTACGACTCAATGCCCTGCTGCCCGGCATCGTCGACAAGGCGTTGGCCAGACAGCTGCCGATCATCAAGCGTTATGCCCGACATCTTCAGCCAGGGACGACTGATGTATGCGCCAACAGTGCGCCGCAACCAGACTTTTCTCGCCCGATCCCGACCAAGAAGGAGCATTAA
- the earP gene encoding elongation factor P maturation arginine rhamnosyltransferase EarP, which produces MTTPLPPFDWDIFCCVVDNFGDIGVTWRLARQLKREGNIAAHGNEVQVRLWVDDLESFARICPKLDPAQDGQWVDGIYIQHWHETLPTDMTPARVVIEAFACELPNLFIELMASQPSPPCWINLEYLSAESWVEDCHGLASPQRVGNKSLNKYFFFPGFTAKTGGLLCEHDLIAEQERWQQDDAGLTAYWASLGLPPRQEHELRVSLFTYESDALQSLVESWCQSTTPVTLLLPLGRSLQDVLRGASLEDTITTARAGDLLHSGNLTIKLLPMTDQAGYDRLLWSCDLNLVRGEDSFVRAQWAARPFLWHIYQQEEEAHLVKLEQFLDHYLSDLPAECGQWLRRFNLALNRGEDCRELWTQWPRYSAIWQQHGRSWSQKLLRDGDLVTRLVKFLESRI; this is translated from the coding sequence ATGACCACTCCCCTGCCCCCGTTTGACTGGGACATCTTCTGTTGCGTCGTCGACAACTTCGGTGACATCGGCGTCACCTGGCGACTTGCCCGCCAGTTAAAGCGGGAGGGGAATATTGCGGCACATGGCAATGAGGTTCAGGTGCGGCTTTGGGTGGACGATCTGGAAAGTTTCGCCCGCATCTGCCCCAAGCTCGACCCAGCGCAGGATGGCCAGTGGGTCGATGGCATCTATATCCAGCACTGGCATGAGACCCTGCCGACCGACATGACCCCGGCCAGAGTGGTGATCGAGGCTTTTGCCTGCGAGCTGCCCAACCTCTTCATAGAGCTGATGGCGAGCCAACCCAGCCCCCCATGCTGGATCAATCTGGAGTACCTCTCGGCGGAGAGCTGGGTAGAGGATTGCCACGGCCTCGCCTCGCCCCAGCGGGTTGGCAATAAAAGCCTCAACAAATACTTCTTCTTCCCAGGCTTTACCGCTAAAACCGGCGGCCTTTTGTGCGAGCACGACCTCATCGCCGAACAGGAGCGGTGGCAGCAAGATGATGCGGGACTTACCGCCTACTGGGCCAGCCTCGGTTTGCCGCCCAGACAAGAGCACGAGCTGCGGGTCAGCCTCTTTACCTACGAGAGCGATGCACTGCAAAGCCTGGTCGAGAGCTGGTGCCAGAGCACCACGCCCGTCACCCTGCTGCTGCCGCTGGGGCGCTCGCTGCAAGATGTGCTGCGCGGCGCGAGCCTTGAAGATACCATCACCACCGCCAGGGCGGGGGATCTGCTCCACTCGGGCAACCTCACCATCAAGCTGCTGCCGATGACCGATCAGGCCGGTTACGATCGACTGCTGTGGAGCTGCGATCTCAATCTGGTGCGCGGGGAGGACTCCTTCGTGCGGGCCCAGTGGGCAGCACGTCCTTTCCTCTGGCACATCTACCAACAGGAGGAGGAGGCCCATCTGGTCAAGCTGGAGCAGTTCCTTGACCACTACTTATCCGATCTACCCGCCGAGTGCGGCCAATGGCTGCGCCGCTTTAATCTGGCTCTCAACCGTGGTGAAGATTGCCGCGAACTTTGGACCCAATGGCCACGATATAGCGCCATTTGGCAGCAACATGGGCGAAGCTGGTCACAGAAGTTGCTCCGGGATGGGGATCTCGTCACACGGTTGGTGAAATTTTTAGAAAGCCGTATATAA
- a CDS encoding RimK/LysX family protein → MGKMMVGITLMLALCGSALAETPTSYGWIEKGLILPTGVAVKMKLDTGALTSSLDARSITRFKRDGKPWVRFMLVVTDADSGKLVKQQFERRVERSVTVRGAGGMEQRPTVTMSICLGDKVYEEWFTLRDRSKMIYPVLLGRRLLAELGPVDSSRTFTVQPDCH, encoded by the coding sequence ATGGGCAAGATGATGGTGGGGATCACCCTGATGCTGGCACTGTGTGGCAGTGCGCTGGCAGAGACCCCGACCAGCTATGGCTGGATCGAGAAGGGACTTATTTTGCCCACCGGCGTGGCGGTGAAGATGAAACTCGACACCGGGGCGCTGACCTCTTCCCTCGATGCACGCTCTATCACCAGATTCAAACGGGATGGCAAGCCCTGGGTGCGCTTCATGTTGGTGGTGACCGATGCCGACAGCGGCAAACTGGTCAAACAACAGTTCGAACGGCGGGTCGAGCGCAGCGTGACGGTGCGTGGGGCGGGCGGCATGGAGCAGCGGCCAACGGTGACCATGTCCATCTGTCTGGGGGACAAGGTGTATGAGGAGTGGTTCACTCTGCGGGATCGCAGCAAGATGATCTATCCGGTGCTGCTGGGCCGACGTCTGCTGGCGGAGCTGGGCCCGGTGGACTCCAGTCGAACCTTTACCGTGCAGCCAGATTGTCATTGA
- a CDS encoding thermostable hemolysin, producing the protein MTIEIQAPYRLILAESPQQVMALQTYIQAAYTREFNARIPHFLPCLLGLYRADGTLVGACGLNHASEGTLYLEQYLEQPIEAAINTRLGVYPARHRIIEVGNLACSEPGNARLMFAALCRLLCENALDYVVFTGTAKLRNSFARLQLNPVELAPAQAHQVGADADAWGEYYRCQPKVMVGDINQGREVLAQSSLLLNLLAPMPTLFEDAGKSSDNQTHQKRCAQ; encoded by the coding sequence ATGACCATTGAGATCCAAGCACCCTACCGGTTGATCCTGGCCGAGTCCCCGCAGCAGGTCATGGCGCTGCAAACCTATATCCAGGCCGCCTACACCCGTGAGTTCAATGCCCGTATTCCCCATTTTCTCCCCTGCCTGCTGGGTCTCTATCGGGCAGACGGGACGCTGGTCGGTGCCTGTGGTCTCAATCATGCCAGTGAGGGGACTCTCTATCTGGAACAGTATCTGGAGCAACCCATCGAGGCGGCCATCAACACCCGCCTCGGGGTCTATCCGGCACGCCACCGCATTATCGAAGTGGGCAATCTGGCCTGCAGCGAACCGGGCAATGCCCGCCTGATGTTTGCGGCCCTGTGTCGTCTGCTGTGTGAAAACGCCCTCGACTACGTGGTCTTTACCGGCACCGCCAAGCTGCGCAACAGCTTTGCCCGCCTGCAACTCAACCCGGTGGAGCTGGCCCCCGCACAGGCCCATCAGGTGGGGGCCGACGCCGACGCCTGGGGTGAGTACTACCGTTGCCAACCCAAGGTGATGGTGGGCGACATCAATCAGGGGCGCGAAGTGCTCGCCCAGAGCAGCCTGCTGCTCAATCTGCTGGCCCCCATGCCGACCCTGTTTGAGGATGCCGGCAAGAGCAGTGATAACCAGACCCATCAAAAAAGGTGCGCCCAATGA
- a CDS encoding AMP-dependent synthetase/ligase, which translates to MSLFDAIAKHAHEDPQSPALLSSQQRLDYQTLWQQIQRLTSQLQQLDISRLALQLDNGLPWALLDLACTRAGIVVIPVPHFFSMEQQEWLLESSGADALVGPHHQGWHAAEPISLITGELPLWRHTPTNRPALPKGTAKITYTSGTTGQPKGVCLSLTQMMAVSHALAERVASAKVEKHLTLLPLATLLENITGLYVPLLTGACSRIPSLGELGFTGSSSLNPAMLGEALLRWSTHSLVLVPELLRLLLALCTSTPTLAQQLKSLRFIAVGGGKVAPDLIKHARQLGLPVYEGYGLSECGSVVALNSLDADKPGSVGCPLPHCQVTIASDGEIMVSGSTMLGYLGSNEPTPEQIATGDLGHLDDEGYLHITGRKKNVQITAFGRNFSPEWVEAEAQLCPAIARIVVFGDGQPANVALIQPLPGKEADLPRQIAGLNQRLPDYARLHHWLPVALDQHPGLLTANGRPRRNEIYQHFFRQISQCLTGESS; encoded by the coding sequence ATGAGCCTGTTCGACGCCATCGCCAAACATGCCCACGAGGATCCGCAATCCCCAGCGCTGCTGAGCAGCCAGCAGCGGCTCGACTACCAGACCCTGTGGCAGCAGATCCAGCGTCTTACAAGCCAGCTGCAACAGCTCGACATCAGCCGTCTGGCGCTGCAACTGGACAACGGCCTGCCCTGGGCGCTGCTGGATCTCGCCTGCACCCGCGCTGGTATCGTGGTCATTCCGGTGCCCCACTTCTTCAGCATGGAGCAGCAGGAGTGGCTCTTGGAGAGCAGCGGCGCCGATGCGCTGGTGGGCCCACATCATCAGGGGTGGCATGCCGCCGAGCCGATCTCGCTGATCACCGGCGAGCTGCCGCTCTGGCGCCATACCCCGACCAATCGACCGGCGCTGCCCAAGGGCACCGCCAAGATCACCTACACCTCCGGCACCACGGGCCAGCCCAAGGGTGTCTGCCTGTCACTGACCCAGATGATGGCGGTGAGCCATGCGCTGGCCGAGCGAGTCGCGTCAGCCAAGGTGGAAAAACACCTGACCCTGCTGCCGCTGGCGACCCTGCTTGAGAACATCACCGGCCTTTATGTGCCGCTGCTGACCGGCGCCTGCAGCCGCATACCGTCCCTCGGGGAGCTCGGTTTCACCGGCTCCAGTTCGCTCAATCCAGCCATGCTGGGGGAGGCCCTGCTGCGCTGGTCGACCCACAGTCTGGTGCTGGTGCCCGAACTGCTGCGCCTGCTGCTGGCGCTCTGCACCAGCACCCCGACGCTGGCCCAGCAGCTCAAGAGCCTGCGCTTTATTGCCGTCGGTGGCGGCAAGGTGGCTCCCGACCTGATCAAACATGCCCGCCAGCTCGGCCTGCCGGTGTATGAGGGATATGGCCTCTCGGAGTGCGGCTCCGTGGTGGCGCTCAACAGCCTGGATGCTGACAAGCCCGGCAGCGTCGGCTGCCCCCTGCCCCACTGTCAGGTCACTATCGCCAGCGACGGCGAAATTATGGTGAGCGGCAGCACCATGCTGGGCTATCTCGGCAGCAACGAACCGACTCCCGAACAGATTGCCACCGGCGATCTGGGTCATCTGGATGATGAGGGCTACCTCCATATCACCGGGCGCAAGAAGAATGTCCAGATCACTGCCTTTGGCCGCAACTTCTCACCGGAGTGGGTGGAGGCCGAGGCCCAGCTCTGCCCCGCCATCGCCCGCATCGTGGTCTTTGGCGACGGTCAGCCTGCCAACGTGGCGCTGATCCAGCCCTTGCCGGGCAAAGAGGCGGATCTGCCCCGCCAGATCGCCGGTCTGAACCAGCGACTGCCCGATTATGCCCGGCTGCACCACTGGTTACCGGTGGCACTGGATCAACATCCCGGCCTGCTGACCGCCAACGGGCGCCCACGTCGCAACGAGATTTACCAACACTTTTTCCGGCAAATCAGCCAATGCCTTACAGGAGAATCGTCATGA
- a CDS encoding GMP reductase, with amino-acid sequence MRIEEDLKLGFKDVLFRPKRSTLKSRSQVSLTRQFTFKHTQTQWQGVPVIAANMDTVGSFAMARTLAGFEMMTAVHKHYSLEQWQAFVNETDPALLSHVMVSTGTSAEDFAKTRQILAMSEALRFICVDVANGYSEHFVEFVRKIREACPNHVILAGNVVTGEMVEELILSGADIVKVGIGPGSVCTTRVKTGVGYPQLSAIIECADAAHGLGGQIVGDGGCTCPGDVAKAFGGGADFVMLGGMLAAHEECGGEIVDVDGEPFMKFYGMSSSSAMDKHAGGVAEYRASEGKTVLLPYRGPVENAVRDILGGVRSTCTYVGASQLKELTKRTTFIRVREQENNVYGKE; translated from the coding sequence ATGCGTATCGAAGAAGACTTGAAGCTCGGTTTCAAGGATGTCCTGTTCCGCCCCAAGCGCTCTACTCTCAAGAGCCGTTCCCAAGTAAGCCTGACCCGTCAGTTCACCTTCAAACACACTCAGACCCAATGGCAAGGCGTACCCGTTATCGCCGCCAACATGGATACCGTCGGCAGCTTCGCCATGGCGCGCACGCTGGCCGGTTTCGAGATGATGACCGCGGTACACAAGCACTACAGCCTTGAGCAGTGGCAAGCTTTCGTCAACGAGACCGATCCGGCACTGCTGAGCCACGTGATGGTCTCCACCGGCACCTCGGCGGAAGATTTCGCCAAGACCCGCCAAATCCTCGCCATGTCCGAAGCGCTGCGCTTCATCTGTGTCGATGTGGCCAACGGCTACTCCGAACACTTCGTCGAATTCGTGCGCAAAATCCGTGAAGCCTGCCCCAACCACGTCATTCTAGCGGGCAACGTGGTGACCGGCGAGATGGTCGAAGAGCTGATCCTCTCTGGCGCCGACATCGTCAAGGTCGGCATCGGCCCGGGCTCCGTCTGCACCACTCGCGTCAAGACCGGTGTCGGTTACCCGCAGCTATCCGCCATCATCGAGTGTGCCGATGCGGCCCACGGCCTCGGCGGCCAGATCGTCGGTGACGGCGGCTGCACCTGCCCAGGCGACGTCGCCAAAGCGTTCGGCGGCGGCGCCGACTTCGTGATGCTGGGAGGCATGCTGGCAGCCCACGAGGAGTGCGGTGGCGAGATCGTCGATGTAGACGGCGAACCCTTCATGAAGTTCTACGGCATGAGCTCCTCCAGCGCCATGGACAAGCACGCCGGCGGCGTCGCGGAATACCGCGCCTCCGAGGGGAAAACCGTGCTGCTGCCCTACCGCGGCCCGGTCGAGAATGCCGTGCGCGACATTCTGGGTGGCGTGCGCTCCACCTGTACCTACGTGGGCGCCAGCCAGCTGAAAGAGCTCACCAAGCGCACCACCTTTATCCGGGTACGTGAGCAAGAGAACAACGTCTACGGCAAGGAGTAA
- a CDS encoding class I SAM-dependent methyltransferase, translated as MSSNVCCPLCASHRSYPLPVAGKRYHRCLACELVWLDEADHLDETAEKAVYDSHDNRVDDPRYRTFLMRAFGEVLSRVPTPACGLDFGCGPGPALVAMGREAGYQMAGYDKFYADFPELLTRQYDFITSTEVIEHIAEPRAVLNKLWDCLKPGGVLVLQTQRVLGDERFKNWRYRHDPTHIVFFSEASFQVQAASWQAELSFPHTDVAVITKP; from the coding sequence ATGTCATCCAACGTCTGCTGCCCCCTGTGTGCCAGTCATCGCAGTTATCCCCTGCCGGTGGCAGGCAAGCGCTATCATCGTTGCCTCGCGTGCGAGCTGGTCTGGCTGGATGAGGCGGATCATCTGGATGAGACTGCCGAGAAGGCGGTTTATGACAGTCACGACAACCGGGTGGATGATCCCCGTTATCGCACCTTTCTGATGCGGGCATTTGGCGAGGTGTTGAGCCGGGTGCCGACTCCTGCCTGCGGCCTCGATTTTGGCTGTGGCCCAGGCCCAGCGCTGGTGGCGATGGGGCGCGAGGCGGGTTACCAGATGGCGGGGTATGACAAGTTCTACGCCGATTTTCCCGAGTTGCTGACGCGCCAGTACGACTTCATCACCAGTACCGAGGTGATCGAGCATATCGCCGAGCCGCGTGCCGTGCTGAACAAACTGTGGGATTGCCTCAAGCCGGGCGGTGTGCTGGTGCTGCAGACCCAGCGGGTACTCGGTGACGAGCGGTTTAAAAACTGGCGCTATCGCCACGACCCGACCCATATCGTCTTCTTTTCCGAGGCATCATTTCAGGTGCAGGCCGCCAGCTGGCAGGCCGAGCTCAGCTTCCCCCACACCGATGTGGCGGTTATCACCAAACCTTGA
- a CDS encoding ATP-binding protein — translation MKRPRSIRRFLLTGILTLVSLSLTISAFIGYMEASHEMEELFDARLAQSARITNQLLVRYLAQQGQLPANGTVYQEWEAQNPDEWQKDPGLNLTGEDRELTPYGHEFERNLYFQLLDGKGGLLLRAPSAPAQPLVELALGFNTVEKDGHQWRTFTLYNEQKQTWLVVAERDDERSELASKMATLTMLPLLITLPFLLALLWWLITRGLAPLRQLAQAISERHPANLSPLSLKISAQELTPLTNEINRLMQALAETIEREKQFTNEAAHELRTPLAVLRIHSENALAAEDEESRQQSLHKMLQALDRSDRLIRQLLTQARIDNQQGLVLTELEVGHLLQGTLATLAPIALKKDQQLSLECEVPQLVMGQATLLELLFSNLIDNALRYTQPEGEIRVRVQREGNRVRVDVSDNGPGIPTNALSRLCERFFRVNPQQGDGVGLGMAIVSRIAQLHGADLDVHNRPEGGLEVSVLLPLPPAR, via the coding sequence ATGAAACGTCCCCGCTCCATTCGCCGCTTTCTGCTCACCGGCATCCTGACGCTGGTGAGCCTGAGTCTCACCATCAGTGCCTTTATCGGCTACATGGAGGCGAGCCACGAGATGGAGGAGCTGTTTGATGCCCGCCTCGCCCAGTCAGCCCGTATCACCAACCAGCTGCTGGTCCGCTACCTGGCACAGCAGGGGCAACTGCCCGCCAACGGCACCGTCTATCAGGAGTGGGAGGCGCAAAATCCCGACGAGTGGCAAAAAGATCCCGGCCTCAACCTGACCGGCGAAGATCGGGAACTCACTCCCTACGGCCACGAGTTCGAACGTAACCTCTACTTCCAGCTCCTCGATGGAAAGGGCGGCCTGCTGCTGCGTGCCCCCAGCGCTCCGGCCCAGCCACTGGTTGAGCTGGCTCTCGGGTTCAACACGGTAGAGAAGGATGGACATCAGTGGCGCACCTTCACCCTCTACAACGAGCAGAAGCAGACCTGGCTGGTGGTGGCCGAGCGGGACGACGAGCGCAGCGAACTGGCCAGCAAGATGGCCACCCTTACCATGCTGCCGCTGCTGATCACCCTGCCGTTCCTGCTAGCCCTGCTCTGGTGGCTCATCACCCGCGGGCTGGCACCACTGCGCCAACTGGCACAGGCCATTAGCGAACGCCACCCCGCCAACCTGAGCCCACTCAGCCTCAAGATAAGCGCTCAGGAGTTGACCCCCCTCACCAACGAGATCAACCGCCTGATGCAGGCGCTGGCAGAGACCATAGAGCGGGAGAAGCAGTTCACCAACGAGGCGGCACACGAGCTACGCACCCCGCTGGCGGTGCTGCGGATCCACAGTGAAAATGCCCTGGCTGCCGAAGATGAAGAGAGCCGCCAGCAATCCTTGCACAAAATGCTGCAGGCACTCGACCGCAGCGATCGGCTGATCCGCCAACTGCTGACCCAGGCCCGTATCGACAACCAGCAGGGACTGGTACTGACCGAACTGGAGGTGGGACACCTGCTGCAAGGCACCCTCGCGACCCTGGCCCCCATCGCTCTCAAGAAGGATCAGCAGCTGTCGCTGGAGTGTGAAGTGCCGCAGCTGGTGATGGGGCAGGCCACCCTGCTCGAGCTGCTGTTCAGCAACCTGATCGACAATGCGCTGCGCTATACCCAGCCGGAGGGCGAGATCAGGGTGCGAGTTCAGCGAGAGGGTAACCGAGTGAGGGTGGATGTAAGCGACAACGGCCCCGGCATCCCCACCAACGCCTTGAGCCGGCTGTGTGAACGCTTCTTTCGAGTCAATCCCCAGCAGGGGGATGGCGTGGGTCTCGGCATGGCCATCGTTTCACGTATCGCCCAGTTGCACGGCGCCGACCTCGATGTCCACAACCGACCGGAAGGAGGGCTGGAGGTGAGCGTGCTGCTCCCGCTGCCGCCGGCAAGATAA
- a CDS encoding TenA family transcriptional regulator has product MSFYQTLQQATASEREHLFNAPIIEACRRGDISRDTYLAFLAQAYYHVRHTVPLLMATGGKLGQEYEWVRGAIAEYIDEEYGHQEWILNDIRACGGDAEAVRHGQPGLPIELMVAFLYDQIQRGNPMGFFGMVQVLEGTSVAIALTVADQLKKGLGLPPQAMSYLSSHGALDQEHLKFFESLMDRVESPADQAAIIHGAKVVYRLYGEMLYNLTATV; this is encoded by the coding sequence ATGAGCTTCTATCAGACTCTGCAACAAGCCACTGCCAGTGAGCGTGAACATCTGTTCAACGCCCCCATCATCGAAGCCTGCCGCCGTGGCGATATCAGCCGTGACACCTATCTCGCCTTTCTGGCGCAGGCTTACTACCACGTGCGCCACACAGTTCCGCTGCTGATGGCAACCGGCGGCAAGCTGGGTCAGGAGTACGAGTGGGTGCGCGGGGCCATTGCCGAGTACATCGACGAGGAGTATGGCCATCAGGAGTGGATCCTCAACGATATCCGCGCCTGTGGCGGTGATGCCGAGGCGGTGCGCCACGGCCAGCCCGGGCTGCCCATCGAGCTGATGGTCGCCTTCCTCTACGACCAGATCCAGCGCGGCAACCCCATGGGCTTCTTCGGCATGGTGCAGGTACTGGAAGGCACCAGCGTCGCCATCGCCCTCACCGTCGCCGACCAGCTGAAAAAGGGCCTCGGCCTGCCACCCCAGGCGATGAGCTACCTGAGCTCCCACGGCGCCCTGGATCAGGAGCACCTCAAGTTCTTTGAATCCCTGATGGATCGGGTCGAGAGCCCGGCGGATCAAGCCGCCATCATTCACGGGGCCAAGGTGGTTTATCGTCTCTATGGCGAGATGCTCTACAACCTCACCGCCACTGTATAA